The Candidatus Defluviibacterium haderslevense DNA window TTAGAAGATAAATAGTAATTCACTTAATGAGTTGCAAATAGGTGTAATTTGGCAAAAAACCAAAATACCATGTAATCGATACAAATATCAACTTAAAAAGGATCGTTATAACCAATCTATTAAAACAATCTAAAAATCGTATCCCACCATCCGCAATTCATCTCAATCTTTTATGGTTATCAGTAATGGCTTATAGCCTCCTCGTTTAATGTCAGCTCGACCAATAAATTGATTTCCATTTATAGCATTAAATTGAGCAGGATATATCATTAAATCTTCATCATGAGTATCAAAAAGTAAATCCTTAGAAACATTTCCTTGAAGATCAATTTTTGATAATATGATTTGGCCTCCATAACCATCAAAATATCTTTTTGGAACTTCATCCTCTGATAATTCTAAATTTTTCTTATGATCCAGATAGAGGAAATAATATCCCTTTGCGTCATTAATTAATTTATAACCTAGGGTACCTTGAGGTCTATCGTAACTAACTTGATATTTTGGAATTTTCCTCATCCACTCAAACTTCCCACTAGAATTAATTCTAGCGCCGTAGATATTTTGATAATAATATTGGTAGGTCGTATGTGGAAGACCTTTAGAATCAACATAGGTATTCACAATAATTTCAAATTCTTCAAATCCCATAAATAGGCTACCGTCTTGGTTCACTAGTATATTTCTAACTTCCAAATTTGGTATCTCATAATCTAATTTTCTTTCCATGCTTCTTTTATATCTCCCTGATTCATATTTTTTCATTTCATCCAATGGAAATTCATAATACCCATTTTTATACTTATTAATGATACCCGATGTATCCAATAATGCCAGAAAAACACCATCTGTAGTTTTAGATTTTGCTTTTTTACTATAAGTACAAGCGATAACCATTTCATGTAATGAATTTTCAATAATTGCGGCCTTTTGAATAAAAAAATCCCCAATATTCACAACTGTATGTGTCAAATCTCGTTTTCCTTTAGAAAATTTTAAGACTTCAAAATGGTATAAAGGTTTGCCCGTTTCGTTGTCCTTCTCCTTCCTTCTATCTGAATCAAAAACCTTAGCCAGCAGATATGCATTTCCCTTGGCGTCAATTGAAAAATCTATGTTATCCATTACAGCTTCTGTATAAGGCATCTTAAACTCACCACTCCAAACTTTATTCATTGCTGTATCAAACACCTGTAATCCAATCTTATCAAAATTCTTCTTATCACTTTTTTCTTCAGGAACCAATCTGTAATTCACCAACAAAAAATTCTTACCAGCATCAAAATTAAAGTTATATTTAAAATCAACTTTATATCTAATTACATTTCCCGAAATTTTAGTTGCAGAAAACAACTTTTTATTACTTACTACAAGTTTTCCAGAAGAAACATCGATTTTATCATAGTACAATATTTCTCTTTCAGAATCTTTATCCCAATCACTGTGCAACCAATAATAATTTAATCCTAGATCAGCTACCAATTCACTGTTGAAATTCTTTGTATATTCTGGAAGTTCAATAGTTTTGGCTTTGGTTTGCACCAAAGTGTGTGGATCAAATCTAAACATAAACAGTTCATCTTTCTTCAAAGACAAATTAACTATACCGTCCGTCTCATTACCAAAAAATGCAAGATTTTCAGTTTTTCTTGGTAAGACATACTCTGAACCTAATTTAAAAGAAAATTTAGAACTTTGGCTGAAAGACAAATTGCAGCTCATTAATACTATAACCACTATAACTTTATTCATAATATTATTTTAACTTGTGAAAGAGATTATGCATTTAAACGAAAGAAGCTTCCAACAAGCCTCTGACCTATTTAACTAACACATTTAAAAGCTAAAAAGTTGTTAAATAATTACGTACCTAATTTAGTTTATCCAGAAAAGATTTTACACAAACATTTAATTACTGCCTTGGATCTTCTAATTTGTCAATTACATAATTATAAAACAAATAACTTAATCACAAGTTGAAATATTAATCTTTTATTTAAATCTAAATAAAGTTTCTATCTAATCTTTTATCTTCACTAATTATTAATCTCATAATGAATGTCCACAACTCAATGTCTAAAGTATTCCAATGTCTTCTTTATAAAATTCAGGAATAATGAAACTTTACATTTTGAATGGATATTATTCTTTCCGGGTTATCAATAATGGTTTAAACCCACCACCTTTCATTTCAGCACGCCCAATAAACTGATTCGAATTGATAGCATTAAACAATGTAGGATAAAATATAATATCTTCATCTCGGACATCAAAAAGTAAATCCTTAGTAACATTTCCCTGAAGATCTATTTTGGATACAACAACCTGCCCTCCATGCATATCAATATGTGTTTTGGGTTTTTCATCCACATCTAAATTCATATTTTTCTTATGATCTAGATAAAGAAAATAATACCCACTGGAATCTGCGATCAATTTATAGCTCATTGATCCCCACATAGATACATAACTTAATTGAGCTTTTGGAATTTTTCGCATCCAGTCAAATTTTCCATTGGAATTGATTCTAGCACCATAAATATTGTCATAACGATATTGATATGTATAACGCCTGCCAACATTAGATGGTGGATTTTCAGTTATATTGATTTCGAATTCTTCAAATCCTAAAAACAGGCTTCCATCTTGATTCACAATTATCTTTCTTGCAACTAAATTAGGCAATTCATAATCTGATCTTCTTTCCATTCTTCGTTTCGCTCTGGCTGATTCATATTTTGTCATTTCTTCTAAAGGAAATTCATAGTATCCATTTTTATACTTTTTAATATTTCCTGCTGTATCGACCATAGCTAGAAAAACACCATCTGTAGTATTAGATTTTGCTTTTTTACTATACGTACTAGCTATAATCATATCATGAGTTGTACTTTCAATGATTACTGTCTGATGAATAAAATAATCCCCAACCTCTATGATTGTTCTTGAAAAGTCACTTCTGCCCTTTGAAAATTTAAATACTTCATAATGATATGCTGGTTTACCTGTTGCCCTATCTTTCTCTCGCCGGTCTTCCGAATCAAACACTTTGGCTAACAGATAGGCATTGCCTTTCGAGTCAATTGAAAAATCATTATTATCCATAACAGCTTCTGTATAAGGCAATCGAAATTCAGAACCCCATACTTTATTCATGTCAGCATCAAATACTTGTAATCCAATTTTATCAAAATTTTTCCTATCATTTTTCTCTTCAGGTACCAATCTGTAATTAACCAACATATATTTTCTATCTGCATCAAAGTTAAAATTGTACTTGCCTATAATTTTTACTAATATTGAAGCTCCTGCTACTTTAGTGGTTGAGAATAATTTTTTATTCAAAATCGATATTTTTCCAGTTTTTAAATCGATTTTATCCGCATATAAACTTTCTTTCTCATTATCTTTATCCCAGTCACTATGTAACCAATAATAGTTCAATCCGATATCATATATTCCTTCATGGTTAAAATTTCTAGTGCGCTCTGGTAAAGCTATCGATATCGTTTTAGTTTGCTCTAAAGTTTTCGGATCAAACTTATTAATGAATAGTTCATCTTTTTTAAGAGAAAAATTCATTATTCCATCAGTTTCATTTCCAAAAAAACCAATATTGGAGGTATGACGTGGTAATAAATACTCCGGACCTAACACAAATGTAAATTTTGGACTTTGGCTATGCGAAATACCAAAACACAACATCATAAAAAATAAAATAATCCCTTTCATAAAATTAATTTAATATATAAATAAGCGAAATAAAATTACTCAATAAAAAATATAAACACTTTCTACTATTTAATAAAAATTTTAGATCCTTTAATATTCTGATTACTTATTGTAATAATATAAACACCTTTATTTAAAGTTGAAATATCTATGGATTCGTTCAATTTAATTAATGATTTCGGTTTAACTATAGACCCTAAATAATTCTTAATCTCAAATTGTATATCCTCCGTACACTCTATGTTCATCTGAACTCGAATTTCATCTTGCGCAGGATTGGGAATGATTACCATTTCATTTGAAAAATGGATATCGCTAACACTCACTACTTTAAAAGTATCCAATGTTTCAAGCAACATATCATCAAAATAAAATCCATCCGCTGTAAACTCTGCATTACTTACTAACTTAAATCTTATATTTATTTTCTTTCCTATAAAATCGTTCAAGTCAATGATTTCCTTAACCCAGACAGGATTGCTTCCATCCCAAAGGGGTTCATCCAACTGTTGATCAACAGATCCAGGATGGGTGTACAATCCACACATATTAACCCATTGATTCGTTCCTTCCTCCGCTACTTGCATAACTGTAAAATCCTGATCCAAATCCCATCTGGCATAAAAACTTAATTGGGCTTTAAAACTTTTTGTTAGATCAATTTTTTTGTTCAGCGAAATGATATTGTCAGCATTATTTTTATACAATCCATTGGGACTATCTGTTATTGATGCTGGAGGTGTATAATAAATTGATTTTGAATTACCCCATGTGCCCGGAGGAATAGTCCAGTCGTTGAGTGTATTGGTATTGAATTGATCAATAAAAATATTTGTGTTAGCATCAAAATATTGTATTGAAATGGTATCAACAAAATCATAGAAACCATTATTTATTTTAAGTAAATATCGCAAAGTTTCGCCATTTTTTATTTTTGAATTCAAAGTATAACTAATACTATCATTGCGTTCTTTCGTCAATCCAACTTGATTATAAACCTTAGAATTACCTATATTTTGAATCTTAAGATCCAAAGACTGTATTGAAACAGTATAGTTGTTTCCACTTGGAATACCTAAAGGAGCTACATGATAATGAAAGTAACCGGACAAAGTGTTGATATATTCTTTTTGTGTATTGGTTAATTTTATTTGACCTAGAAGTTGTTGAGCGCACCTCAAGTTAGGTATTACGTTTTCATTACAAAGAGGCGTTATTCTCGTTTTAGCTGGATAGAAACCGTCAATTGAGGTACCTGCTTCAGGTGACATAGCATATATAATATTCTTAGACGATTGTTGACCATACATCCAATCATCACTACTTCCATTGACTACATAGCCTACCGTTTGATTTGCTGTACCATAATCATAATGATTGAATTCAGTCATGTGTTTTGCAGTCTCTATAAAAATTTGAGCATCCGGAGTAAGAAAAGATGGAATATAGCCCCATGGATAAATTAATAAATTACTATAGGTATGGTAATTTATAGCAAATTGAAATTGGTGCTGCTCGCAAAATAATTTAACTGCCTGAGTTTCTGGCTCACTAAATCCATGTGTCCCACGATATACTTCTGAAGATGGATTGGGACTGCTACCATTATTATCATATCCAAATTCGTAATCATAATTCCTGTTTAAATCAACTCCACGAGTCCCATCTACATTTAATCTTCTATTCTTTCTCCAAAACCCACCACCATTTGGACTAATGGTTTGATCATGTATATATCCATCCGGATTAACAAGAGGGATAAAATATAATTCTGTATTATTAATCAAATATTGAATGGCCGGATCTGAATTGTAATTTTCCAATAAATACCACATATAATAAATGAGGATGGATAATCCTCCTGGTTCTCTGGCATGATGTACGGCAGTATATAACATTTCAGGTTTATCGACTTGGTCTACTTTTGGTTTATTAGAAATTCTAATCCAATAGATGGGTCTGCCTTCTATGCTTTGGAAAGATTCAATTGGTTTTTTAATGGATATTAAGTGAGGATATAATAGAGCCATACTATCCAAAATATCCAACATCTCTTGATATTTAAAAAATCCGGCAAAATTTCCAAGACGCCAATGTTTAGGATCTTGAATTTTAGGATTCTCAAATTCGTTAGGCTTACACTTATTATCCGAAGGTGGAGGTGATTGGGACTCAAACGTGTTTCTTTGAATATAAAACTGAGCAGCATCTGCAATTAAGACATCGAATTGAAATCCCTGATTTTTAATTATCTTGATTTCACTTTCAGAAAACTCTCCAATAAAATACTGATCCTTTTGATATTGTCCATGATCTATGGCTACACCTAATTGGGCGAGCGCAATGATCGAGTGCTCCTTAAGGTCAAGCTTAATTTTTATTCTAGAATATTTTTCTTGCTGTTGAGCTTGAATACTAATAACAATACTGAATATTAATGAAACACAAAAGACCGTTATTTTCATTGATAATTATTTAATTTACTTTAAATGGAATCAAGAATTCATTTTGCAAAAATTACAGAAAAGAATTAGAAATCATTTAAATGAAACATGAAACACCTATCAAATATAATGATATTTCTAAAATTCCTGAATTAATAAGTTAGAATGAATTGAATTGATACTAGAAGTACCAGAAATTAG harbors:
- a CDS encoding immune inhibitor A yields the protein MKITVFCVSLIFSIVISIQAQQQEKYSRIKIKLDLKEHSIIALAQLGVAIDHGQYQKDQYFIGEFSESEIKIIKNQGFQFDVLIADAAQFYIQRNTFESQSPPPSDNKCKPNEFENPKIQDPKHWRLGNFAGFFKYQEMLDILDSMALLYPHLISIKKPIESFQSIEGRPIYWIRISNKPKVDQVDKPEMLYTAVHHAREPGGLSILIYYMWYLLENYNSDPAIQYLINNTELYFIPLVNPDGYIHDQTISPNGGGFWRKNRRLNVDGTRGVDLNRNYDYEFGYDNNGSSPNPSSEVYRGTHGFSEPETQAVKLFCEQHQFQFAINYHTYSNLLIYPWGYIPSFLTPDAQIFIETAKHMTEFNHYDYGTANQTVGYVVNGSSDDWMYGQQSSKNIIYAMSPEAGTSIDGFYPAKTRITPLCNENVIPNLRCAQQLLGQIKLTNTQKEYINTLSGYFHYHVAPLGIPSGNNYTVSIQSLDLKIQNIGNSKVYNQVGLTKERNDSISYTLNSKIKNGETLRYLLKINNGFYDFVDTISIQYFDANTNIFIDQFNTNTLNDWTIPPGTWGNSKSIYYTPPASITDSPNGLYKNNADNIISLNKKIDLTKSFKAQLSFYARWDLDQDFTVMQVAEEGTNQWVNMCGLYTHPGSVDQQLDEPLWDGSNPVWVKEIIDLNDFIGKKINIRFKLVSNAEFTADGFYFDDMLLETLDTFKVVSVSDIHFSNEMVIIPNPAQDEIRVQMNIECTEDIQFEIKNYLGSIVKPKSLIKLNESIDISTLNKGVYIITISNQNIKGSKIFIK